One Roseimaritima multifibrata DNA window includes the following coding sequences:
- a CDS encoding FG-GAP repeat domain-containing protein — MLKTIIGSGLLWAAFFVPVAPGQSVSFEPIVLDHAPGRVVYAVTAADIDNDGLQDVVAVTEHAVLWYQAPRWRKRILLADATIPDNVCIAPFDIDRNGRIDLALGAGWPKGGGTIQWLSPGKSIEQPWNVHPISSEGWTHRMRWANVLGTDEPQLVVSPLNATIRDGARLLAFSIPKDPKHDRWHSTVINESLNRIHNHLCVAPEAIGLETDDDESTKITLAASQEGLSAIIPDHRNPSKFRLVPLLPGATGDTPDKQGVGEIKTGMLSNGQRFAATIEPMHGTDAVVYELGDFFAAASPKRTVLTDQLRGGHALAVADIDGDKSDEIIVGYREPNPQVGIVMFDHQPDGTWTEHRIGSQVACEDLVVADVTGDGKLDIIAGGRATRNVVLYVNQGK; from the coding sequence ATGTTAAAAACGATTATTGGCAGCGGCCTTCTCTGGGCCGCTTTCTTTGTTCCGGTCGCACCAGGACAATCGGTCTCTTTTGAACCCATTGTCCTTGACCATGCCCCGGGACGGGTCGTTTATGCGGTGACCGCTGCAGACATCGATAACGATGGGCTCCAAGACGTCGTCGCCGTGACTGAGCATGCCGTCCTGTGGTATCAGGCACCTCGATGGCGAAAACGAATCCTGCTGGCAGACGCCACGATTCCCGATAACGTCTGCATCGCCCCCTTCGATATCGATCGCAATGGACGGATCGACCTTGCCCTAGGAGCCGGCTGGCCCAAAGGCGGAGGGACGATCCAGTGGCTTTCCCCAGGCAAATCGATCGAACAGCCCTGGAATGTCCACCCGATCTCCAGCGAAGGCTGGACCCACCGCATGCGATGGGCGAACGTGCTAGGCACCGACGAACCACAACTGGTGGTCTCTCCCCTAAACGCGACCATCCGCGATGGGGCCCGACTGCTGGCGTTTTCGATCCCCAAAGACCCCAAGCACGACCGCTGGCACTCGACGGTCATCAACGAGAGCCTAAACAGGATCCACAACCACCTTTGCGTCGCCCCCGAGGCCATTGGCTTAGAAACAGACGACGACGAATCGACGAAGATCACCCTAGCCGCCAGCCAAGAAGGCCTTTCGGCTATCATTCCTGACCACCGTAACCCCAGCAAATTCCGCCTGGTCCCTCTGCTGCCCGGAGCCACTGGCGACACGCCCGACAAACAGGGCGTTGGGGAAATCAAAACCGGAATGCTCAGCAATGGACAGCGCTTCGCTGCCACCATCGAACCGATGCACGGCACCGACGCCGTCGTCTACGAACTGGGGGACTTCTTCGCTGCGGCTTCCCCCAAAAGAACCGTCTTAACCGACCAGCTTCGCGGTGGGCACGCCCTAGCGGTCGCCGACATCGATGGCGACAAAAGTGACGAAATTATCGTCGGCTACCGCGAACCCAATCCGCAGGTCGGAATCGTCATGTTTGACCACCAGCCTGACGGAACCTGGACCGAACACCGAATCGGTTCCCAAGTCGCCTGCGAAGACTTGGTCGTCGCCGACGTAACGGGCGACGGCAAACTGGACATCATCGCAGGCGGCCGCGCAACAAGGAACGTTGTCCTGTATGTCAACCAAGGAAAATAA
- the rplU gene encoding 50S ribosomal protein L21 codes for MYAIIVDGGRQYKVQPGQEVDVDYRDIAHGENLEFTTVLAVSGESGLTLGTPTVGGATVTASVLGPKQGEKIHIQKFRRRKHSKKRTGHRQLHTRVRIESISGV; via the coding sequence ATGTACGCGATTATCGTTGACGGCGGACGTCAGTATAAGGTCCAGCCGGGACAAGAAGTGGATGTCGACTATCGCGACATTGCTCACGGCGAAAACCTGGAATTCACGACCGTATTGGCCGTTTCCGGCGAATCTGGCCTGACTCTGGGAACTCCAACCGTCGGTGGCGCTACCGTCACGGCATCGGTCCTGGGCCCGAAACAAGGCGAAAAAATCCACATCCAGAAATTCCGTCGTCGTAAACACTCCAAAAAACGCACCGGCCATCGTCAGTTGCACACTCGAGTTCGTATCGAATCGATCTCGGGCGTTTAA
- the coaE gene encoding dephospho-CoA kinase (Dephospho-CoA kinase (CoaE) performs the final step in coenzyme A biosynthesis.) — translation MIVIGIVGPPAGGKSTVARQLVEMGAVWLDADRLAHQVLNQESVIEALVGYFGLEVLEEGKINRKWLATQVFGDDLESRQRLQWLEAVVHPPTRLLLQQKLIEATKNGVPAAVLDVPLLFESNWDVYCDQIWCLVTPLQKRQSWLHERGWTVEELKKREARQLPISEKKRLSTHILQNNGSSEELRSQVAKLAAKIGLPVPNSKKPNFSSESSFDAYSPIDRSPVTPTDRNEHCWGKRVVPPGSHPVE, via the coding sequence ATGATTGTCATCGGGATCGTTGGGCCCCCGGCGGGTGGAAAATCCACCGTTGCGAGGCAGTTAGTGGAGATGGGAGCGGTTTGGCTGGATGCGGACCGCCTTGCCCATCAGGTCCTTAACCAAGAAAGTGTCATTGAGGCTTTGGTGGGGTACTTCGGGTTAGAGGTTCTGGAAGAGGGGAAAATCAACCGCAAGTGGCTCGCGACACAGGTCTTCGGGGATGACTTGGAAAGCCGACAGCGGTTACAATGGCTGGAGGCCGTGGTTCACCCACCTACCCGCCTTCTTCTGCAACAGAAGCTTATCGAGGCGACCAAAAATGGAGTTCCTGCGGCGGTCCTGGACGTTCCTTTGCTATTTGAATCTAACTGGGATGTTTATTGCGACCAGATTTGGTGTTTAGTCACCCCGCTACAGAAACGTCAGTCATGGCTGCACGAACGCGGTTGGACTGTCGAAGAATTAAAAAAACGAGAGGCTCGGCAATTGCCGATCTCCGAGAAAAAAAGACTCAGCACCCATATTTTACAAAACAACGGAAGTTCGGAAGAATTGCGTTCCCAGGTAGCGAAATTGGCTGCCAAGATTGGGCTGCCCGTACCGAATTCCAAAAAACCTAACTTTTCTTCAGAATCTTCCTTTGATGCTTACTCACCTATCGATCGGTCTCCAGTCACTCCGACTGATCGAAATGAACACTGCTGGGGGAAACGTGTCGTTCCTCCTGGTTCCCACCCTGTCGAATGA
- the rho gene encoding transcription termination factor Rho — protein MPTPNNRNTNSRNDRPRGRSDNSRSRQGQERPRHPNSEVDQRIRELDAERDPLSLPEEIVDEANRAGEKVGIPPNIGIPAEEQLNISQLQDLTDPQLLAMAHTDGLPKVNGQRRQELIFEILKNRMKKNGLMYGEGTLEILPDGFGFLRSPKYHYVSCPDDIYVSPSQIRRFGLQTGSNVAGQIRPPKENERYFALLRIEAINHQDPVQRKHQRPFEDLTPLHPDSRIIVESAAKELSTRVVDLLTPIGFGQRGLIVSPPRAGKTVLMQQMAKSVLKNYPEAYVFILLIDERPEEVTDMEREVRSPQCEVVSSTFDETAQRHIQVAQMVIEKAKRMVEYGTDVVIFLDSITRLARAHNSDGENNGKLMSGGLDSAALQKPKALFGSARKVEEGGSLTILATALIDTGSRMDDVIFEEFKGTGNLEIVLDRSLVDRRIWPAINLHASGTRREEMLLAPDEYERICILRRNLAEMSPADAMHELTKGLAKTQNNAEFLLGIRE, from the coding sequence ATGCCTACTCCCAACAATCGAAACACAAATTCCCGAAACGATCGTCCACGTGGACGATCGGATAATTCTCGCAGTCGCCAGGGGCAAGAGCGTCCTCGGCATCCTAATTCCGAAGTCGATCAACGGATTCGTGAACTGGATGCTGAGCGGGACCCTCTTTCTTTGCCTGAGGAGATCGTCGATGAAGCCAACCGGGCTGGCGAGAAAGTCGGAATCCCTCCGAATATTGGGATTCCCGCTGAGGAGCAACTAAATATTTCGCAATTGCAGGATCTGACCGATCCTCAATTGCTGGCGATGGCTCACACCGACGGCCTGCCGAAGGTGAACGGGCAACGCCGCCAAGAACTGATTTTTGAAATCCTCAAGAATCGGATGAAGAAGAATGGCTTGATGTACGGTGAAGGAACGCTCGAAATCCTCCCCGATGGATTCGGTTTCCTGCGCAGTCCTAAGTACCACTACGTCAGTTGCCCTGACGATATTTACGTTTCCCCAAGCCAAATTCGACGATTTGGTTTGCAGACCGGTAGTAATGTTGCAGGTCAAATTCGACCTCCAAAGGAAAACGAACGCTACTTCGCTTTGCTGCGTATCGAAGCGATCAACCATCAAGATCCGGTTCAACGCAAGCACCAACGTCCCTTTGAAGATCTGACGCCACTCCATCCCGATAGCCGTATCATCGTTGAAAGTGCTGCGAAAGAACTGAGCACTCGAGTGGTCGATCTGCTCACCCCGATCGGATTTGGGCAACGAGGTTTAATCGTTAGCCCGCCTCGTGCCGGGAAGACGGTTCTGATGCAACAGATGGCCAAGTCCGTTCTGAAAAACTATCCGGAAGCCTACGTCTTTATTTTATTGATCGATGAACGGCCCGAAGAAGTTACCGATATGGAGCGGGAGGTACGAAGCCCGCAGTGTGAAGTGGTCAGCAGCACGTTCGATGAAACCGCTCAGCGACATATTCAAGTCGCACAGATGGTGATCGAAAAAGCCAAACGAATGGTTGAATATGGGACCGATGTGGTCATCTTCCTCGATTCGATCACTCGCCTGGCTCGGGCTCATAACAGTGACGGCGAAAACAATGGCAAGTTGATGTCGGGCGGGCTGGATAGTGCCGCCCTGCAAAAACCGAAAGCCCTGTTCGGGTCGGCTCGTAAAGTCGAAGAAGGTGGTTCGTTGACCATTTTGGCAACCGCCTTGATCGATACGGGCAGCCGAATGGATGATGTTATCTTTGAAGAGTTCAAAGGGACGGGGAATCTGGAAATCGTTTTGGATCGCAGTTTGGTCGATCGCCGGATCTGGCCAGCAATCAATCTGCACGCCAGCGGTACACGTCGTGAAGAGATGTTGCTCGCCCCGGACGAATACGAGCGAATCTGTATCTTGCGCCGGAATCTGGCAGAGATGAGTCCAGCCGATGCCATGCATGAGCTGACGAAAGGGCTAGCCAAGACGCAAAACAACGCCGAATTCTTGTTAGGGATTCGTGAGTAG
- a CDS encoding carbamoyltransferase family protein → MTSILGISAYYHDAAAALIVDGEMVAAAQQERFSRLKHDASFPTQAVQHCLQQANLDASDLDYVAFYEKPLAKFERLLETYLAVTPAGYRSFRTAIPQWLRQKLHLQREIRTGLQHQYKKRIGFVRHHVSHASSAFYPSPFEEAAILTIDGVGEWDTACYGTGRGNRIELQQALRFPHSLGLLYSAFTFFTGFEVNGGEYKLMGLAPYGQPHYYDRILKHLIDLKPDGSFRMDMQYFHYCRGLTMTNKRFASLFDGPPRNPNSEITQREKDLASSIQKVTEEVVLRMAAHVQNQTQMSNLVLAGGVALNSVANGRLVREGPFDNVWIQPAAGDSGGALGSAMYVWHQLLEKPRTVAIPDGQHGSLLGPGFTEQEIENCLQADQVEYDVCDNEQDLCRRVARLIDTGKVVGWFQGRMEFGPRALGNRSILADARSPDMQARLNKKTKSRESFRPFAPIVLQEKAADYFDLSEMQDSPYMLLVTSVRQNHASLPAITHVDGSARIQTVTQDSNPRLHRLLTCFEAITGTPVLVNTSFNVRDEPIVCSPADALRCFQRTDIDVLAIGNCIVQKVGDRCKP, encoded by the coding sequence TTGACTTCGATTCTTGGGATATCGGCCTACTACCATGATGCTGCGGCGGCTTTGATTGTCGATGGTGAAATGGTTGCTGCGGCCCAGCAAGAACGCTTTTCTCGCTTGAAACACGATGCCTCGTTTCCCACGCAGGCGGTCCAGCATTGCCTCCAACAAGCGAATCTGGACGCATCCGATTTAGACTATGTCGCGTTCTACGAAAAACCGCTAGCCAAGTTTGAACGGCTGCTGGAAACCTACCTCGCGGTTACTCCTGCGGGGTACCGTTCCTTCCGCACCGCCATCCCCCAATGGCTTCGCCAAAAACTGCACCTGCAGCGAGAGATCCGAACCGGTTTACAGCATCAATACAAAAAACGAATCGGGTTTGTACGACACCATGTCTCTCACGCATCGAGTGCGTTTTACCCATCCCCTTTCGAAGAAGCCGCGATCCTGACGATCGATGGAGTCGGTGAATGGGACACCGCATGTTACGGAACCGGAAGAGGAAACCGGATCGAACTGCAACAGGCGCTTCGTTTCCCACACTCGCTAGGACTGCTTTACAGCGCGTTCACTTTCTTCACCGGTTTTGAAGTGAACGGAGGCGAATACAAACTGATGGGTTTGGCTCCGTACGGACAACCGCACTACTACGACCGCATTTTAAAACACTTGATCGATCTGAAACCGGATGGTTCCTTCCGGATGGACATGCAGTACTTCCATTACTGCCGGGGACTAACGATGACAAACAAACGTTTCGCCTCCCTGTTTGACGGTCCTCCCAGAAACCCGAATTCCGAAATCACTCAACGTGAAAAAGATTTAGCATCGTCGATCCAAAAGGTCACCGAAGAGGTCGTCCTTCGAATGGCTGCCCATGTCCAGAATCAAACACAGATGTCGAATCTGGTGCTGGCCGGAGGGGTCGCTTTGAACAGCGTCGCAAATGGACGATTGGTCCGCGAAGGCCCGTTCGACAACGTCTGGATTCAGCCCGCCGCGGGCGATTCAGGAGGAGCCTTGGGGAGCGCGATGTACGTCTGGCACCAACTGCTGGAGAAACCGCGCACGGTAGCGATTCCCGATGGCCAGCATGGATCGCTACTCGGCCCCGGATTTACCGAACAGGAAATCGAAAACTGCCTGCAGGCCGACCAAGTCGAATACGACGTGTGCGACAACGAACAGGATTTGTGTCGGCGGGTCGCTCGTTTGATTGACACCGGAAAGGTCGTCGGCTGGTTCCAAGGGCGGATGGAATTTGGCCCCAGAGCACTCGGCAACCGTAGTATTCTGGCGGATGCTCGATCTCCAGACATGCAGGCTCGCCTGAATAAAAAAACCAAATCCAGAGAATCCTTTCGCCCGTTTGCCCCGATCGTTTTGCAAGAAAAAGCGGCTGACTACTTCGACCTATCCGAAATGCAGGACAGCCCCTACATGCTGCTGGTCACGTCGGTTCGCCAAAACCATGCGTCGTTGCCAGCGATCACTCACGTCGATGGTTCGGCCCGGATCCAAACCGTCACACAAGACTCCAATCCACGACTCCATCGTCTGCTGACCTGCTTTGAAGCGATCACCGGAACCCCCGTGCTGGTCAACACCAGCTTCAACGTCCGCGACGAACCGATCGTCTGCAGTCCCGCCGATGCACTTCGATGTTTCCAACGAACCGACATTGATGTCCTGGCGATCGGAAACTGCATCGTCCAGAAAGTGGGTGACCGATGCAAACCTTAA
- a CDS encoding TIGR01777 family oxidoreductase, with protein sequence MPNTIPIPIPNHPPLRIAISGASGLVGSRLTDLLQQNGHHVDRLVRGKTDQDDEIAIWEEKFEESKLDGLNAVIHLAGKPIADKRWTDEVKEQIRDSRIEKTRLLCHRLAAMKTPKPATLLCASASGIYGEGGEQSLTEESPAGEGFLATVGKQWEEACQPAVEAGIRVVHLRFGILLSPAGGALEKMLLPARLCGGRLGSGRQWWSWLAMDDALAAIAHCLFNDEIDGPVNFVSPSPVRNAEFAETLGKVLGRPAIFPAPAFALRIALGEMADALLLNSQKIVPKKLQATGYSFLYPELEPALRHLLKR encoded by the coding sequence ATGCCTAACACCATCCCCATCCCCATCCCAAACCACCCGCCGCTACGAATCGCCATTTCAGGTGCCTCGGGTTTAGTCGGCAGTCGATTGACCGATTTGCTGCAACAGAACGGCCATCATGTTGACCGGCTGGTCCGCGGCAAAACCGATCAGGATGACGAAATTGCGATTTGGGAGGAGAAGTTCGAAGAATCCAAACTGGACGGACTGAATGCCGTTATCCACCTGGCCGGGAAACCGATCGCAGACAAGCGTTGGACCGACGAGGTAAAAGAGCAGATCCGCGACAGCCGCATCGAAAAGACTCGGCTTCTTTGCCACCGATTGGCGGCGATGAAAACGCCCAAACCGGCGACCTTATTGTGTGCATCGGCCAGCGGGATTTATGGGGAAGGGGGAGAGCAATCGCTGACCGAAGAATCCCCTGCGGGCGAAGGATTTTTGGCCACGGTTGGGAAGCAATGGGAAGAGGCCTGTCAGCCGGCGGTCGAAGCAGGCATCCGCGTGGTTCATCTCCGGTTTGGAATCCTTCTTTCACCTGCGGGCGGTGCGTTAGAAAAAATGCTGCTTCCTGCCCGACTATGTGGCGGGCGTCTGGGATCGGGGCGGCAATGGTGGAGCTGGCTTGCAATGGACGACGCCTTGGCGGCAATCGCTCATTGCTTATTCAACGATGAAATCGACGGCCCCGTCAACTTCGTATCGCCCAGTCCGGTAAGGAATGCTGAGTTTGCAGAAACACTTGGCAAAGTCCTAGGGAGGCCCGCGATCTTCCCGGCTCCCGCATTCGCGCTTCGCATCGCCCTTGGAGAAATGGCCGATGCCTTGCTTTTGAACAGCCAGAAAATAGTCCCCAAGAAACTACAGGCGACAGGGTATTCGTTCCTCTATCCTGAACTGGAACCCGCACTTCGACACTTGTTAAAACGATAG
- the hisD gene encoding histidinol dehydrogenase, giving the protein MSTIQPDSYPFDIPFVDARSESTVEVLDALRAKLSPQGNVVSPRGRALTEKVFGEALTPVQVVDRICGDVQREGDAAVLRYGAALDGADLTADELRVPSSALEQAHQKADPEFLGTIRRIRTNIETFQKAILHQNVSIQPSPGVQLQQRYLPLRRVGVCVPGGAAAYPSTVLMTAIPAQVAGVDQIAVVAPPTKFGAYNQDMLATCHELGINEVYRMGGSQAVAAMAYGSESVPAVDKIVGPGNLFVALAKKRVYGTVDIDSIAGPSEVIVIADETARADYIAADLLAQAEHSPGSSILITWHQPLVEAVQKELKRQLAVLARADLAIDSLNAFAAMIVVRDAAHACQLTDQFAPEHLHIQTESPRDLSDQIRNAGAIFLGHFTPVALGDYAAGPSHVLPTGGTACWAAGLSANDFVRSGSLIEFSQDALSQIAPDVERLAEKEGLTAHASSVAMRK; this is encoded by the coding sequence ATGTCGACGATTCAGCCTGATAGTTATCCCTTTGATATTCCCTTCGTTGATGCTCGATCGGAGTCGACAGTGGAGGTTCTGGATGCGCTCCGCGCTAAACTGAGCCCTCAAGGGAATGTTGTCAGTCCCCGGGGACGTGCTCTGACCGAAAAGGTCTTTGGGGAAGCTCTCACGCCGGTACAGGTTGTCGATCGAATTTGCGGCGACGTTCAGCGGGAAGGGGACGCAGCGGTCTTGCGATATGGTGCCGCCCTGGATGGTGCGGACCTGACGGCGGACGAATTGCGAGTCCCCAGCTCAGCCCTTGAACAGGCTCATCAAAAGGCCGATCCTGAATTCTTGGGAACGATCCGTCGTATCCGGACCAACATCGAAACCTTCCAGAAAGCGATCCTGCACCAAAATGTTTCCATCCAGCCCAGCCCTGGTGTGCAATTGCAGCAGCGATACCTGCCGCTTCGCCGGGTAGGGGTTTGTGTGCCTGGTGGAGCCGCTGCGTACCCATCGACTGTCCTGATGACCGCCATTCCGGCTCAGGTCGCTGGCGTTGATCAAATCGCCGTTGTGGCTCCGCCGACAAAATTTGGAGCCTACAACCAAGACATGCTGGCAACCTGCCATGAATTGGGAATCAACGAAGTTTATCGGATGGGCGGTTCTCAGGCGGTCGCCGCGATGGCATACGGCAGCGAATCGGTTCCTGCGGTCGACAAAATCGTTGGTCCAGGAAACCTGTTCGTCGCGCTGGCTAAGAAACGGGTTTACGGAACGGTCGATATCGATTCGATCGCCGGGCCAAGCGAAGTGATCGTCATCGCTGACGAAACGGCTCGAGCCGATTACATCGCAGCCGATTTGTTGGCTCAAGCCGAGCACTCTCCGGGATCATCGATTTTGATCACCTGGCATCAGCCTCTTGTGGAAGCTGTTCAGAAGGAATTGAAGCGGCAGCTTGCCGTGTTGGCACGTGCGGACTTGGCAATCGATAGTCTGAATGCGTTTGCGGCGATGATTGTGGTCCGAGACGCGGCACACGCTTGTCAGCTGACCGATCAGTTTGCTCCGGAACATCTCCACATCCAAACCGAATCGCCGCGTGATCTGAGCGACCAAATTCGCAACGCAGGTGCGATTTTCTTAGGGCATTTCACTCCGGTTGCCCTTGGAGATTACGCGGCCGGACCGAGTCACGTTTTGCCGACAGGGGGGACCGCGTGCTGGGCCGCTGGTCTGTCCGCCAACGACTTTGTGCGAAGCGGAAGCCTGATCGAATTCAGCCAAGACGCCCTCTCGCAAATAGCGCCCGACGTCGAACGGCTGGCTGAAAAAGAAGGCTTAACCGCTCACGCTTCAAGTGTAGCCATGCGAAAATAG
- a CDS encoding CIA30 family protein: protein MTEPDSNASASLSPGTHDAKRRPGFRWSMIGISLGLLVVASVGLLAPSPFTGRLSDACFDLLHFPVFILLTAIAMWIGVQCGIRTLRGLALVSLGIAFMGAVLEGLQGLSGRSPSLHDLFANTCGVTVAWVFVSPWLLPGPATAVLRKRSVRNFAIAGLVLLVAAVSYNPLQAVRDYWRLANEFPLIGSFEEPNELKRWWHRSTKLSLDGSLVTDGVRGAKLQVSPAMYPSFGHFHLPLNWSPYDQLSLDVRLTPDSPAEGVLMVIKIFDQDFINEYYDGYHYSTVLYPGQLKHIVIPLADVADGPKTRQLDLQKVAGLEIFFPERDVPVTVELDNIRLETIDSAN from the coding sequence GTGACGGAGCCTGATTCCAACGCCTCGGCCTCACTCAGTCCTGGCACGCACGATGCAAAACGTCGGCCAGGATTCCGTTGGTCGATGATCGGAATCAGCCTTGGCCTGCTGGTCGTGGCATCGGTAGGCCTGCTTGCGCCGTCCCCCTTTACGGGGCGATTGTCGGACGCTTGCTTTGATTTGCTTCACTTCCCGGTCTTTATTTTATTGACCGCCATCGCGATGTGGATCGGAGTCCAATGCGGGATCCGGACGCTGCGTGGTTTGGCCCTGGTATCGCTTGGGATCGCATTTATGGGAGCGGTCCTCGAGGGACTGCAAGGGCTTTCGGGCCGCTCCCCTTCCCTCCATGACTTGTTCGCAAATACCTGCGGCGTAACCGTTGCATGGGTTTTTGTTTCGCCCTGGCTACTGCCAGGTCCGGCAACCGCCGTTCTGCGAAAACGCTCCGTGCGGAATTTTGCGATCGCAGGTCTCGTGCTTCTTGTCGCGGCGGTCTCTTACAACCCCCTTCAAGCGGTGCGTGACTACTGGCGACTGGCGAATGAATTCCCGTTGATCGGATCGTTCGAAGAGCCAAACGAACTCAAACGATGGTGGCATCGTTCCACAAAACTATCTCTTGACGGATCGCTGGTCACCGATGGGGTTCGCGGTGCCAAATTGCAGGTCAGCCCAGCAATGTATCCTTCGTTTGGACACTTCCATCTGCCGCTGAATTGGTCGCCCTACGACCAATTGTCGCTGGATGTCCGCTTGACGCCCGACAGCCCGGCGGAGGGCGTGCTGATGGTGATCAAGATTTTCGACCAGGATTTCATCAACGAGTACTACGACGGGTATCACTACTCAACGGTTCTTTATCCTGGCCAGCTTAAGCACATCGTGATCCCGCTGGCCGACGTCGCAGACGGCCCGAAAACGCGCCAGCTGGATTTACAAAAAGTCGCCGGCCTGGAGATTTTCTTTCCCGAACGCGACGTTCCTGTGACGGTCGAACTGGATAACATCCGGTTGGAGACCATCGATTCAGCGAATTGA
- a CDS encoding sugar phosphate isomerase/epimerase family protein, which produces MKFAICNETFGDWPLEKAARYAVEAGYTGWEVAPFMLTDDLFGYSAEQRIEYRQVVEEAGLDIIALHWLLAKTEGLHLTSDDVDVRKKTADYLCELARLCRDLGGKILVLGSPQQRNFPESMSEQQAMDNAAEVLQTVVPTLCDTDTRIALEPLGPAEGNFLNTAAAARDLAARLDGDSIGIHLDVKAMSSEAIPIPQIIKETGDQILHFHANDPNRLGPGMGEVKFEPIFAALEEIKYDGWVSVEVFDYEPGVDRLVKGSIDYMKGLLPA; this is translated from the coding sequence ATGAAGTTTGCGATTTGTAACGAAACGTTTGGCGACTGGCCATTGGAAAAGGCCGCACGCTACGCAGTCGAAGCAGGGTACACCGGCTGGGAAGTCGCTCCCTTCATGCTGACGGACGATCTGTTCGGGTACTCCGCTGAGCAACGGATCGAATACCGTCAGGTCGTCGAAGAAGCGGGACTGGACATCATCGCCCTGCATTGGCTGTTGGCGAAGACGGAAGGGTTGCATTTAACCAGCGACGACGTCGATGTCCGAAAAAAGACCGCTGATTACCTCTGCGAACTGGCTCGACTTTGCCGCGATCTGGGCGGCAAGATCTTGGTCTTGGGATCGCCCCAACAACGCAATTTCCCCGAATCGATGAGCGAGCAACAGGCGATGGACAATGCGGCCGAAGTGCTGCAAACCGTCGTGCCGACGTTGTGCGACACCGACACCCGGATCGCTCTTGAACCACTTGGACCGGCCGAAGGGAATTTCCTAAATACCGCGGCCGCCGCACGCGACCTGGCAGCTCGACTGGATGGGGATTCGATCGGGATCCATTTAGACGTGAAAGCGATGAGCAGCGAAGCGATCCCGATTCCGCAAATCATCAAAGAAACGGGCGACCAGATTTTGCACTTCCATGCAAATGATCCCAATCGCTTGGGTCCTGGAATGGGCGAAGTCAAATTTGAACCAATCTTTGCGGCCCTCGAAGAAATCAAATATGACGGCTGGGTCAGCGTCGAAGTCTTCGATTACGAACCGGGAGTCGACCGTTTGGTCAAAGGAAGCATTGATTACATGAAGGGATTATTGCCAGCGTGA
- a CDS encoding class I SAM-dependent methyltransferase has protein sequence MCVTYLPLRRFVIPLTLVLLIWVSHSLSAQQSSPAIAPAPQTETTETDSQRPQEKARRAYLGRVVAAPMSHLGAGWLIRPTRQQEERPDESLSQLGIKPGMTTCDMGCGNGFWTLMMAKVVGEQGRVLAVDIQPEMLQKLRLRAVREEIKNVQPILGTVDDPKLPVEQVDLCLMVDVYHEFSHPESMLWSIRRSLKPNGVIALLEYREEDPRVPIKPKHKMSKQQIMKEYEKNGFKLVREYNDLPWQHLMFFARDDSPLPAIKPEPFMVQR, from the coding sequence ATGTGCGTGACGTATTTGCCGCTGCGGCGTTTTGTAATCCCGCTCACGCTGGTTCTCCTTATTTGGGTTTCGCATTCCCTTTCCGCTCAACAGTCGTCGCCCGCGATCGCTCCGGCTCCACAGACGGAAACAACTGAAACCGATTCCCAGCGTCCCCAGGAAAAGGCTCGCCGCGCGTACCTTGGCCGCGTCGTCGCGGCACCGATGTCCCACCTGGGGGCTGGCTGGCTGATTCGTCCGACGCGTCAGCAAGAGGAACGGCCCGATGAATCGCTGTCTCAGCTTGGTATCAAACCGGGGATGACCACCTGTGACATGGGATGCGGAAACGGCTTTTGGACTTTGATGATGGCGAAAGTTGTGGGGGAACAAGGGCGTGTCCTGGCGGTCGACATTCAACCTGAAATGCTGCAGAAATTAAGGCTGCGGGCAGTCCGCGAAGAAATCAAAAACGTCCAGCCCATCCTGGGAACAGTCGATGATCCCAAACTACCGGTCGAACAGGTTGACCTTTGTTTGATGGTGGATGTCTATCACGAATTCTCGCATCCAGAATCGATGCTCTGGTCGATCCGACGATCTCTAAAACCAAACGGCGTGATCGCACTGCTGGAATACCGCGAAGAAGATCCTCGGGTACCGATTAAACCGAAACATAAAATGTCGAAGCAACAGATCATGAAAGAGTACGAGAAAAACGGCTTCAAACTGGTCCGTGAGTACAACGATCTGCCTTGGCAGCACCTGATGTTTTTTGCTCGCGATGACAGTCCGTTGCCAGCGATCAAACCAGAACCTTTTATGGTTCAGCGATAG